The following are from one region of the Gammaproteobacteria bacterium genome:
- a CDS encoding protein-L-isoaspartate(D-aspartate) O-methyltransferase — translation MNVRHSGIGMTSQRTRMRMIERLRAQGIADEVVLSVMGAIPRHIFVEEALASRAYEDVALPINYGQTISSPWIVARMSELLRANSNLGKVLEIGTGCGYQTAMLAQIAQKVYSIERIGPLLTRTRIRLQELRIRNIYLKHADGLLGLAEAGPFDGIIMTAVTTHVPTSLLEQLVVGGRMVFPKGTQKQHLCIIERNSQGYAETVLEEVNFVPLLAGVIKK, via the coding sequence GTGAACGTACGTCATTCTGGAATTGGTATGACTTCGCAGCGTACGCGCATGCGTATGATTGAGCGGTTGCGTGCACAGGGGATCGCTGATGAAGTGGTTTTATCGGTGATGGGAGCCATTCCACGTCATATTTTCGTTGAAGAAGCGCTGGCAAGCCGGGCTTATGAAGACGTCGCTTTACCCATAAATTATGGGCAGACCATATCCAGTCCCTGGATTGTCGCGCGCATGAGTGAGCTGTTACGCGCCAATTCCAATCTGGGCAAGGTGCTGGAAATAGGTACCGGCTGCGGTTACCAGACCGCGATGCTGGCGCAAATTGCACAAAAAGTTTATTCCATCGAACGGATTGGGCCTTTGTTGACACGCACCCGGATCCGGCTGCAAGAATTGCGGATCAGAAATATTTATTTAAAACATGCGGATGGTTTGCTCGGTCTTGCGGAAGCGGGGCCGTTTGATGGTATTATCATGACAGCCGTCACCACGCATGTTCCCACTTCACTATTGGAGCAATTGGTCGTCGGCGGCAGGATGGTTTTCCCCAAAGGAACTCAGAAACAGCATTTGTGCATTATTGAGCGAAATTCACAAGGTTATGCCGAAACGGTATTGGAAGAAGTAAATTTTGTACCTTTACTGGCAGGAGTCATAAAAAAGTAG
- a CDS encoding peptidoglycan DD-metalloendopeptidase family protein, which yields MITDATIKLINTIDVRKYMVTIFYLPKQLKSPVNDFCLLLVVSFLLNGCSTTQPPVPVVDRAKADAVQPKPVESSATDNQVYVVQKGDTLFGIALAHGIDFKKLMEWNDIADPKSLKPGQKINVSMPAKSAQPTLFALPKQPETIALEPGQSPAEAVVPPPPQESNYPVAQSGKVKTSPKALKLPFSEQNVARLQYPENKSTPAIPPAAVAVEKNSKIETAPQPVPSESDKPGSHSVADWIWPTTGKLLSSFSKNSKGVKISGQAGQPILASAAGEVVYSGHGLRGYGNLIIIKHDNTFLSAYAHNSKLLVKEGEAVVKGQKIAEMGNTDTDTIQLHFEIRKYGKPVDPLQYLPSQS from the coding sequence ATGATAACTGATGCAACGATCAAATTGATCAACACGATTGATGTCCGCAAGTATATGGTTACGATATTTTATTTACCAAAACAGTTAAAATCTCCGGTTAACGATTTCTGTTTATTGCTTGTCGTCAGCTTTTTATTGAATGGATGCAGTACAACACAACCTCCTGTGCCGGTAGTTGACCGGGCGAAAGCCGATGCGGTGCAGCCCAAACCAGTTGAATCAAGCGCTACTGATAATCAGGTTTATGTGGTGCAAAAAGGGGATACGTTATTCGGAATTGCACTGGCTCACGGTATAGATTTCAAGAAACTGATGGAATGGAATGATATCGCGGATCCTAAATCACTCAAGCCGGGCCAGAAAATCAATGTGTCGATGCCGGCAAAAAGTGCGCAGCCAACGTTATTTGCCTTACCTAAACAACCGGAGACCATAGCACTTGAGCCGGGTCAGAGTCCTGCAGAAGCAGTTGTTCCACCGCCTCCGCAAGAAAGTAATTATCCTGTTGCGCAAAGCGGAAAGGTAAAAACCAGTCCGAAAGCGCTTAAGCTTCCTTTTTCAGAGCAGAACGTAGCACGGCTGCAATACCCAGAGAATAAATCCACCCCTGCGATACCGCCTGCGGCCGTAGCAGTGGAAAAGAATAGCAAAATAGAAACAGCGCCTCAGCCCGTGCCATCCGAATCCGATAAACCAGGAAGTCATTCGGTTGCCGATTGGATTTGGCCGACCACAGGGAAGTTATTGTCATCTTTCTCAAAGAATTCCAAAGGTGTCAAGATATCCGGTCAAGCAGGTCAGCCGATTCTTGCTTCCGCTGCGGGTGAGGTGGTTTATAGTGGACATGGTTTGCGCGGCTATGGAAACCTGATCATTATCAAGCATGACAATACCTTTCTCAGCGCCTATGCGCATAACAGTAAGTTACTGGTAAAAGAGGGCGAAGCGGTGGTGAAAGGGCAGAAAATTGCAGAAATGGGGAATACCGATACGGACACGATACAACTGCATTTTGAAATCCGTAAATACGGCAAGCCGGTCGATCCGTTGCAGTACTTGCCTAGTCAGTCATAA
- a CDS encoding metal-binding protein SmbP, with protein MKLKQTLAITVISTLFYFSAQAVAADAHQHAVEAIKHAEDAQIHGKAGHSKALLDHAQESLTHAKAAEKEFAEAHQHATESIKHLEEAIAHAKQNHAEEATKHTAEALKHLKHSAAE; from the coding sequence ATGAAGCTCAAGCAAACACTCGCTATTACTGTCATCAGCACTCTGTTTTATTTCAGTGCGCAAGCCGTTGCGGCAGATGCCCACCAGCATGCGGTTGAGGCGATAAAACATGCGGAAGATGCACAGATCCACGGTAAGGCGGGTCACAGCAAGGCATTGCTGGATCATGCGCAAGAAAGCCTCACGCATGCCAAAGCCGCCGAAAAGGAATTTGCCGAAGCCCATCAACATGCGACGGAATCAATCAAGCATCTGGAAGAAGCGATCGCACATGCAAAACAAAATCATGCGGAAGAAGCGACAAAACATACCGCCGAAGCTTTGAAACATCTGAAGCATTCCGCTGCCGAATAA
- a CDS encoding HAD family hydrolase codes for MNTNHKLQAVLFDVDGTLADTEQDGHRLAFNAAFKQFDLDWNWDIDLYGELLQITGGKERIRFYLEKYKPAELNRNDLKEWIASLHKTKTKHFESLMEAGSIPLRPGVARLIDELRREKIKIAIATTTTMENVTALLKSTLGEESIGWFDVIGAGDIVPLKKPAPDIYHWVLDQLALSAQQCIAVEDSENGLKSALAAHLPTLITVSGYTRLQNFSGAVAVLSDLGEPSQPFTQIEGTALDKGWVDHKMLSNWISL; via the coding sequence ATGAATACAAATCACAAATTACAAGCTGTACTGTTTGATGTCGACGGCACTCTGGCCGATACGGAACAAGACGGCCATCGTCTTGCGTTCAATGCCGCGTTCAAACAGTTCGATCTCGACTGGAATTGGGATATCGATCTTTATGGCGAGCTGTTGCAAATCACCGGAGGAAAAGAGCGTATTCGTTTTTACCTGGAAAAGTACAAACCTGCGGAACTGAATCGAAATGATCTCAAAGAATGGATCGCCAGTTTGCACAAAACCAAAACCAAGCACTTCGAATCCTTGATGGAAGCCGGAAGCATTCCGCTGCGGCCCGGTGTCGCCCGGTTGATTGATGAATTGCGCCGGGAAAAAATAAAGATTGCCATCGCAACCACGACGACCATGGAAAATGTTACTGCGCTGCTTAAATCGACATTGGGCGAGGAATCAATTGGTTGGTTCGACGTCATCGGCGCCGGCGACATCGTACCGCTGAAAAAACCGGCACCGGATATTTACCATTGGGTGCTCGATCAACTCGCATTAAGCGCGCAACAGTGCATCGCCGTCGAAGATTCGGAAAACGGGTTAAAGTCGGCACTGGCTGCACATCTTCCCACGCTTATCACGGTCAGCGGCTACACCCGCTTGCAAAATTTCAGTGGCGCAGTCGCCGTTTTATCCGATTTGGGCGAGCCGTCACAGCCTTTCACTCAAATTGAAGGCACAGCACTTGATAAAGGCTGGGTTGACCATAAAATGCTGAGTAACTGGATCAGTCTATAA
- a CDS encoding threonylcarbamoyl-AMP synthase, with product MKKTSATPQQAVLTPGQRKQIAAAAQILCSGGTVAFPTETVYGLGADVSNPSAIHKIYRIKHRPADHPLIVHIGAISDLHHWAQAIPESAWKLARHFWPGPLTLILPRSPRIPDCVTGGQDTVGLRMPAHPVALALLQALGPEKALAAPSANRFGRISPTAAAHVQQELGAEVDMILDGGACQVGLESTILSFHDEIPQILRPGGITSAAIEAVLQSPVLLPHHRPQMIRVSGSLPAHYAPVTPLRIYPAAELWRHASILAEQGLRILVITWSDSNCSRSALSESIEQFIMPADPVAYGQQLYARLRQFDQVALDYLLVEAPPDHPDWLAITDRLQRASYH from the coding sequence ATGAAAAAAACATCGGCAACACCCCAGCAAGCCGTATTAACACCCGGGCAGCGGAAACAAATCGCTGCCGCCGCGCAGATATTATGCTCGGGCGGTACCGTAGCTTTTCCCACCGAGACCGTGTATGGTCTCGGCGCCGATGTTAGCAATCCCTCCGCCATTCATAAGATCTACCGGATAAAACACCGCCCGGCCGATCATCCGTTGATCGTGCATATCGGCGCCATTTCCGATTTGCATCATTGGGCGCAAGCGATACCGGAATCCGCCTGGAAACTCGCCCGGCATTTTTGGCCCGGACCTTTGACACTGATTTTGCCGCGCAGTCCGCGCATTCCCGATTGCGTCACAGGCGGGCAGGACACGGTAGGGCTGCGCATGCCGGCGCATCCCGTCGCGCTGGCCCTGCTGCAGGCATTGGGTCCGGAAAAAGCCCTGGCAGCGCCATCGGCCAACCGCTTCGGTCGCATCAGCCCGACTGCGGCAGCTCATGTGCAACAAGAATTGGGTGCGGAAGTCGATATGATTCTGGATGGCGGCGCGTGTCAAGTCGGTCTGGAAAGCACCATCCTAAGCTTTCACGACGAAATACCCCAGATACTGCGGCCGGGAGGAATTACATCCGCTGCGATCGAAGCCGTTTTGCAAAGCCCGGTGCTATTGCCGCACCATCGCCCACAGATGATTCGTGTTTCCGGTTCATTACCCGCGCATTATGCGCCGGTAACACCGTTGCGGATATATCCAGCGGCGGAACTTTGGCGGCACGCGTCAATCCTGGCGGAACAAGGTTTGCGCATCCTGGTCATCACGTGGTCGGATAGCAACTGCTCACGGTCTGCTTTGAGCGAATCTATCGAACAATTCATCATGCCAGCCGATCCTGTCGCATATGGTCAGCAACTGTATGCCAGATTGCGCCAATTCGATCAGGTCGCGCTTGATTATCTGCTCGTTGAAGCGCCGCCCGATCATCCCGACTGGTTAGCCATTACCGATCGCTTGCAACGCGCGAGCTATCATTGA
- the clsB gene encoding cardiolipin synthase ClsB: MRNFHFVNNNRITLLQNGAQYFPELEAAIDGAQVEIHLETYIFEYDAIGRKIAAALMRAAQRGVSVYLLLDGFGSQDLPREEIQRMLQAGIKVLIFRPEFIFSKPRRYRLRRMHRKLVVIDAQTAFIGGINIIDDQHNPENLIPRFDYAVVIQGPLLASIHKTAKHLWTVVAWAHFKKRWVHPDAITPPSTPCGEQSAALVIRDNWRHRHDIEHAYLDAINQAHSEIIIANAYFLPGRTFSNALKNAARRGVQVELLLQGKIEYRLQYHATQALYENLLKAGIKIYEYNRSYLHAKVAVIDQYWATVGSSNIDPFSLLLAREANIMIKDHPFATALRTSLKTAIAQESMPVTAANGSIFSWRNNYIVNWLSFYIVRLMQGMLGYDWHDNASQD; the protein is encoded by the coding sequence ATGAGGAATTTCCATTTTGTAAACAACAACCGAATCACCCTGTTGCAAAATGGCGCGCAATATTTCCCGGAATTGGAAGCCGCCATCGATGGCGCGCAAGTTGAAATCCACCTGGAAACCTATATTTTTGAATACGACGCGATCGGCAGAAAAATCGCCGCGGCATTAATGCGCGCAGCACAACGCGGCGTATCGGTATACCTGCTGCTCGATGGTTTCGGTTCGCAAGACCTTCCCCGGGAAGAAATACAGCGGATGCTGCAAGCTGGCATCAAGGTGCTGATCTTCAGACCGGAATTCATTTTTTCCAAACCGCGGCGCTACCGCTTGCGCCGCATGCACCGCAAATTAGTTGTGATCGATGCACAAACCGCTTTTATCGGCGGAATCAATATCATTGACGATCAGCACAATCCGGAAAATCTGATCCCGCGCTTCGACTACGCTGTCGTGATCCAGGGTCCCTTACTTGCGTCAATTCATAAAACCGCAAAGCATTTATGGACGGTAGTCGCATGGGCGCATTTTAAAAAGCGCTGGGTTCATCCTGACGCGATAACCCCACCGAGCACACCATGCGGAGAGCAAAGCGCTGCGTTGGTGATACGCGATAACTGGCGCCACCGTCACGACATCGAACATGCTTATCTGGATGCCATCAACCAGGCACATAGCGAAATCATCATTGCCAATGCCTATTTCCTGCCGGGAAGAACATTCAGCAACGCGCTGAAAAATGCGGCGCGGCGCGGCGTGCAAGTCGAACTTTTGCTGCAAGGTAAAATCGAATACCGCTTGCAATACCATGCCACGCAAGCGCTATACGAGAATCTGCTGAAAGCGGGCATAAAAATTTACGAATATAATCGCAGTTATCTGCACGCAAAAGTCGCTGTCATCGATCAGTATTGGGCCACGGTAGGCTCCTCGAATATCGATCCTTTCAGTCTGCTGCTGGCGCGCGAAGCCAATATCATGATAAAAGATCATCCCTTTGCCACGGCATTACGAACCAGTTTAAAAACGGCGATTGCACAGGAATCAATGCCGGTCACAGCGGCAAATGGAAGTATATTTTCGTGGCGCAACAACTATATCGTGAACTGGCTAAGCTTTTATATCGTGCGCTTGATGCAAGGCATGCTCGGTTACGACTGGCACGACAACGCATCGCAAGACTGA
- the nadA gene encoding quinolinate synthase NadA: MHQQAFEFEHYDQLQDEVCAQRIIAAKKALGKRAVILAHHYQRADVYRHADLTGDSLKLSYLAAQTDADYLVFCGVHFMAEVADMLSSSQQIAILPDMAAGCSMADMANLANVERAWRELADILNPDEVITPVTYINSAADLKAFCGEHEGIVCTSSNAGKVLQWAFQRREKVLFFPDQHLGRWSGHQLGIPLDEMAVWNFDEPMGGLTAEQVKKAKILLWKGHCSVHQMFQPQHIIRFRNQHPDGIVISHPECSFEVCKTSDYVGSTEYIIKTIAAAESGTRWLVGTELNLVSRIAEEFKAQDKIVQFMSPMVCMCSTMARIDPQHLAWALENLVNGNVVNQIKVPGHEAKLARVALDRMLQISK, translated from the coding sequence ATGCATCAACAAGCCTTTGAATTTGAACACTATGATCAATTACAGGACGAGGTGTGCGCACAACGCATCATCGCCGCCAAAAAAGCGCTGGGAAAACGCGCCGTCATCCTGGCGCACCATTATCAACGCGCCGATGTATACCGTCACGCCGATTTGACCGGTGACTCTTTAAAGCTTTCTTACCTTGCGGCGCAAACGGATGCCGATTATCTGGTTTTCTGCGGCGTTCACTTTATGGCGGAAGTTGCGGATATGCTGTCCAGTTCGCAGCAAATTGCAATCCTGCCGGATATGGCAGCCGGTTGTTCGATGGCCGATATGGCCAATCTCGCCAATGTCGAGCGTGCCTGGCGTGAACTTGCGGACATACTGAATCCCGACGAGGTGATTACGCCCGTCACGTACATCAATTCCGCAGCGGATCTCAAAGCCTTTTGCGGCGAGCATGAAGGCATCGTATGCACCTCCAGCAATGCCGGCAAAGTTTTGCAATGGGCATTCCAGCGGCGCGAAAAAGTGCTGTTTTTCCCCGATCAGCACCTGGGTCGCTGGAGCGGGCATCAGTTGGGTATTCCGTTGGATGAAATGGCGGTTTGGAATTTTGACGAACCCATGGGCGGATTGACAGCGGAACAAGTCAAAAAAGCCAAGATTTTATTGTGGAAGGGGCATTGCTCGGTGCATCAAATGTTCCAACCGCAGCATATTATCCGTTTCCGCAACCAGCACCCCGACGGCATTGTCATTTCGCATCCGGAGTGCAGCTTTGAAGTCTGTAAAACATCGGATTATGTCGGTTCGACGGAATACATCATAAAAACCATTGCGGCCGCAGAAAGCGGCACACGCTGGCTGGTCGGCACCGAATTGAATCTGGTCAGCCGCATCGCCGAAGAATTCAAAGCGCAAGATAAAATTGTTCAATTCATGTCGCCGATGGTGTGCATGTGCTCGACCATGGCACGGATTGATCCGCAACATCTGGCTTGGGCGCTGGAAAATCTGGTCAACGGCAATGTCGTGAATCAGATCAAAGTCCCCGGGCATGAAGCCAAGCTGGCGAGAGTCGCGCTGGATAGAATGCTGCAAATCTCGAAGTGA
- the lptC gene encoding LPS export ABC transporter periplasmic protein LptC: MSGRPYLKSPLILLVLLLALTFWLDRLTRPLNQNKGDDLNRNPDYIVEDLSGIRVDYEREIERKFTAEKLFYYLDEKVTELEHVNFTNTEPEKPLMRLSADRAVVKSKGQDIYLMGNVTAVRGADGEKGKITLMTHFLHLIPDESLIKTDQPVTISRFNTTINANGLEFNNRTGMIQLLSNVKAVNKK, from the coding sequence ATGAGCGGTCGTCCCTATCTCAAATCTCCTTTGATTCTTTTGGTCTTGTTGCTCGCATTGACGTTTTGGCTTGATCGTTTGACCCGCCCGCTGAATCAGAACAAAGGCGACGATCTGAATCGTAATCCGGACTATATCGTGGAAGATTTATCCGGTATCCGCGTGGATTACGAGCGCGAAATCGAGCGGAAATTTACCGCGGAAAAGCTATTTTATTATCTTGATGAGAAGGTGACGGAATTGGAGCATGTCAATTTCACCAATACGGAGCCGGAAAAGCCGCTGATGCGCTTGTCAGCTGACCGGGCTGTGGTGAAAAGTAAAGGGCAGGATATTTATTTAATGGGCAATGTAACTGCTGTCAGAGGGGCGGATGGGGAAAAAGGCAAGATTACGTTAATGACACACTTCTTGCATCTTATCCCGGATGAGAGTTTGATTAAAACGGATCAGCCGGTAACCATTTCAAGATTTAATACCACGATTAATGCGAATGGGTTGGAATTCAATAACCGTACCGGGATGATACAGCTTTTATCCAATGTCAAAGCCGTCAATAAAAAGTGA
- the lptA gene encoding lipopolysaccharide transport periplasmic protein LptA produces MKILFAIGFCWLFFVQSAAAERGDREKPIHLEADRATVEDVNRKEGSRISTFTGNVVLTQGTMRILADKLVMKEDLQGFRHATATGDLVSFRQKRDRMDEYVEGWSERAEYDSKTDKIELFRQARLKRGSDEVQGDYISYDMTTEFFKVIGSKERGVETGPDKRVRITIQPKNKSE; encoded by the coding sequence ATGAAGATATTATTTGCTATTGGTTTTTGTTGGTTGTTTTTCGTCCAATCCGCCGCGGCTGAACGCGGTGACCGTGAGAAACCGATTCACCTGGAAGCCGATCGCGCCACGGTGGAAGATGTGAATCGTAAAGAAGGCAGCCGGATCAGCACCTTCACCGGAAATGTCGTGCTGACTCAGGGCACGATGCGCATACTGGCGGACAAATTGGTGATGAAGGAGGATTTGCAGGGATTCCGGCATGCCACGGCTACGGGAGACTTGGTCAGTTTCCGCCAGAAACGCGATCGTATGGATGAATACGTGGAAGGGTGGAGCGAGCGGGCGGAATACGACAGCAAAACAGACAAGATTGAATTATTCCGCCAGGCGCGGCTAAAGCGCGGCTCCGATGAAGTGCAGGGCGATTATATTTCCTACGACATGACCACTGAATTTTTCAAGGTTATCGGCAGCAAAGAACGTGGCGTTGAAACGGGACCTGACAAACGGGTGCGCATCACCATTCAACCTAAAAACAAATCTGAATGA
- the lptB gene encoding LPS export ABC transporter ATP-binding protein — protein MSELKANNLKKRYKSRTVVQDVSFSLSSGEVIGLLGPNGAGKTTCFYMIVGLVPLDGGGIYLNDQDLGQLAIHQRARLGLSYLPQEASIFRRMSVEENILAVLELQNFDEDTKQRHLDDLLHDLHISHLRDNSAISLSGGERRRVEIARALASQPRFILLDEPFAGVDPIAVIDIQRVIAFLKEREIGVLITDHNVRETLGICDRAYIISEGHVLAQGKPEEIIDNEKVREVYLGEHFRL, from the coding sequence ATGAGTGAATTAAAGGCGAACAATTTAAAAAAGCGCTATAAGTCACGGACGGTGGTGCAGGATGTCTCTTTCTCACTGAGCAGCGGTGAAGTGATCGGTTTATTGGGACCGAACGGTGCCGGAAAAACTACCTGCTTTTATATGATCGTCGGTCTGGTGCCGTTGGATGGCGGCGGGATTTATTTGAACGATCAGGATTTGGGGCAGCTGGCGATTCACCAAAGAGCCAGGCTCGGACTGAGTTATCTGCCGCAAGAAGCATCCATTTTCCGGCGTATGAGCGTCGAAGAAAATATTCTGGCGGTACTGGAACTGCAGAATTTTGATGAAGACACGAAACAGCGGCATTTAGATGACTTATTACACGATTTGCACATCAGCCATCTACGCGATAATTCCGCTATCAGCCTGTCGGGAGGTGAACGCCGCCGCGTTGAAATAGCGCGCGCATTGGCATCGCAACCGCGCTTTATTTTACTGGACGAACCTTTTGCAGGCGTTGATCCGATTGCTGTCATCGATATTCAAAGAGTGATTGCCTTTCTTAAGGAACGGGAAATCGGCGTACTCATTACCGATCATAATGTGCGCGAGACTTTGGGAATCTGTGACAGGGCTTATATCATCAGCGAAGGCCACGTACTGGCCCAAGGTAAACCTGAAGAGATTATCGATAATGAAAAAGTTAGGGAAGTTTATCTGGGAGAACATTTCCGCTTGTAA
- a CDS encoding RNA polymerase factor sigma-54: MKPTLQLKISQQLKLTPQLQQSIRLLQLSTLELNQEIERIVQENPLLELHEEWNAPAADDSYEHAQPAAESADVDGPPVAEEVSEAKTEQEDSFAPDAEWQQEGISYGTPEDDDMEAPQIPDRPLSLREHLNFQVCLSQLSECEKTIVGLLIDSLDDDGYLLQDLDELTALVPPEMNVCSDDFQSALQHLQRFDPPGVGARNLQECLVLQLQAMPGNVDHREQAIKVVQEYLEILASHDFGQIKKLLACDDQSLRAINKLITGLNPKPGAQFDSHSERYIVPDITVTKRGGVWVANLNMSAIPRLNINQLYANILRQEHRSAHQLVGQLNEAKWLIKNIEQRSSTILRVASAIVERQQQFFEHGDVAMRPLVLREIAETLDLHESTVSRVTTQKFMYTPRGIFELKYFFGSHVATDTGGACSATAIRALIKQLVQEENPKKPLSDNKISTILEQQGIVVARRTIAKYRESLQIPAANLRKSF, translated from the coding sequence ATGAAGCCGACACTGCAATTAAAGATATCGCAACAACTCAAGCTTACGCCGCAATTGCAGCAATCCATCCGGCTATTGCAGTTATCCACGCTTGAGCTTAATCAGGAAATTGAAAGAATAGTGCAAGAGAATCCATTGCTGGAATTGCACGAGGAATGGAATGCGCCAGCGGCTGACGATTCCTACGAGCACGCGCAACCGGCTGCGGAATCAGCGGATGTTGACGGTCCTCCTGTAGCAGAAGAAGTTTCCGAAGCTAAAACGGAACAGGAAGACAGTTTTGCGCCTGACGCCGAGTGGCAACAGGAAGGTATTTCTTACGGCACTCCTGAAGATGATGACATGGAAGCGCCGCAGATACCGGATCGGCCGTTAAGTCTGCGAGAGCACCTGAATTTCCAAGTTTGCCTGAGTCAGCTTTCCGAATGTGAGAAAACGATCGTCGGTCTGCTCATCGATAGTCTGGACGATGATGGTTATTTATTGCAGGATTTGGACGAACTGACGGCACTGGTGCCACCGGAAATGAATGTTTGTTCGGATGATTTTCAAAGTGCGCTGCAGCATTTGCAACGTTTTGATCCACCCGGCGTAGGTGCGCGCAATTTGCAGGAATGTCTGGTATTGCAGTTACAGGCGATGCCTGGCAACGTCGATCACCGCGAGCAAGCGATTAAAGTGGTGCAGGAATATCTGGAAATTCTGGCATCGCATGATTTCGGTCAAATTAAAAAGTTACTGGCATGCGACGATCAAAGTTTGCGGGCTATCAACAAACTGATTACCGGTTTAAATCCCAAGCCGGGCGCTCAGTTTGATTCTCATAGCGAACGCTATATTGTTCCCGATATCACTGTAACTAAGAGAGGAGGTGTGTGGGTGGCGAATCTGAATATGAGCGCGATACCGCGCCTCAATATTAACCAGCTCTATGCTAACATACTCAGACAAGAGCATCGTTCGGCGCATCAGCTGGTCGGTCAGCTGAATGAGGCCAAGTGGCTGATAAAAAATATTGAACAACGTTCCAGTACCATTTTGCGGGTGGCCAGTGCCATCGTAGAGCGGCAGCAGCAATTTTTTGAACACGGAGACGTTGCGATGCGTCCGCTGGTGCTGCGTGAGATTGCGGAAACGTTGGATCTGCATGAATCGACAGTCTCTCGGGTAACAACACAAAAATTTATGTATACTCCGCGGGGTATTTTTGAACTGAAATATTTTTTTGGCAGCCATGTTGCCACGGATACCGGAGGAGCCTGTTCGGCTACGGCGATTCGTGCGCTGATCAAGCAATTGGTACAGGAAGAGAATCCAAAGAAGCCACTGAGCGATAATAAAATTTCAACTATTCTTGAGCAACAAGGAATTGTTGTTGCCCGTCGAACCATAGCGAAGTACCGGGAATCGTTACAGATCCCGGCAGCAAATCTTCGCAAGTCATTTTAA
- the raiA gene encoding ribosome-associated translation inhibitor RaiA produces the protein MNLKLTGNHVEITDAMRDYVTSKISKITRHFDHVIDVSVILSVEKLKQKAEANVHIRGKDIFVETDSEDMYASIDSLVDKLDRQILKHKEKNLERRNHGALKDQELE, from the coding sequence ATGAACTTAAAACTTACCGGTAACCATGTAGAGATTACGGATGCCATGCGTGATTATGTCACTTCAAAGATCAGTAAGATCACCCGTCATTTTGACCATGTCATTGATGTCAGTGTCATTTTATCGGTAGAAAAGCTGAAACAAAAAGCGGAAGCGAATGTTCATATACGCGGTAAAGATATTTTTGTCGAAACCGACAGTGAAGATATGTATGCCTCTATCGATAGCCTGGTAGACAAACTGGATCGGCAAATTCTTAAACACAAGGAAAAAAATCTTGAGCGGCGCAATCATGGTGCGTTGAAAGATCAAGAACTCGAGTAA
- a CDS encoding PTS sugar transporter subunit IIA, translated as MNQISQLLPLSNVIVDLDVSSKKRVFEQAGLLFENTNQIARSQVFDSLFAREKLGSTGLGQGVAIPHGRIKGLREAIAALVTMKEAIPFDAPDGQPVNIACILLVPEKATDKHLQILSELAQMFSDKQFRDSILKCKDAAEIHKLITDWEPNVAN; from the coding sequence ATGAATCAAATTTCGCAATTGCTGCCATTATCCAATGTCATTGTCGACCTGGATGTGAGCAGCAAAAAACGTGTTTTCGAACAAGCCGGACTGTTGTTCGAAAATACCAATCAAATTGCACGCAGCCAGGTTTTTGACAGCCTGTTTGCGCGCGAGAAACTGGGTTCAACCGGCTTAGGGCAGGGTGTCGCTATTCCGCATGGCAGGATTAAAGGGTTGCGCGAAGCAATTGCCGCATTGGTGACGATGAAAGAAGCGATACCGTTCGATGCGCCGGACGGCCAACCGGTTAATATCGCCTGTATTTTGCTGGTTCCGGAAAAAGCTACCGACAAGCACTTGCAGATCTTAAGCGAACTGGCGCAAATGTTCAGTGATAAGCAATTTCGTGACAGCATCCTGAAATGCAAGGATGCGGCAGAAATTCATAAGCTCATTACGGATTGGGAACCGAATGTCGCGAATTAG